Proteins encoded together in one Chryseobacterium sp. G0201 window:
- a CDS encoding OmpA family protein, which yields MKLSLAIVALALAVPTASYAQDSTAVSSNGKYPNTFSSGSANVSPFTQKSKRFNDWAISFGAGVPLVQSADLTSIKNGNGKNLFGYSAYISIDKAITHAFGINLQYDRGETRQGWFNTKDAAPADASKYQQVAGRTQYDAISILGDINFSNLLRRVDNHSPYRWALHGYAGVGTLAYKAYQKDETGQRLMTEIKPFKLGSFFGQAGAGLKFKVNRRLDIEGRLMYVMTGDDEFDGGGTQYSAINQREEQVSDNFFNATLGISLKLGKHESHLMWHDPLQEIYYKLDVLANKNQDIEVCKKGDADNDGVCDDWDRQLDTPAGARVDGAGVALDTDLDGVIDLYDKCVTVPGPVENNGCPTATATGPVTDDTRTLEGIEFDLNSDRILPSNTPILNNAVSYINSSNGAYNVVGATDTRASDAYNQKLSERRANSVKSYLVKNGVESTKLNAIGKGEKDLKYPECDPATKCPEWKNRANRRVYFEAK from the coding sequence ATGAAATTAAGTTTAGCAATTGTTGCATTAGCACTAGCTGTTCCTACAGCAAGTTATGCACAAGACTCAACGGCAGTTTCTTCAAACGGAAAATATCCAAACACATTTTCTTCAGGTTCTGCTAATGTTTCCCCATTTACACAGAAATCTAAGAGATTTAATGATTGGGCAATCTCATTTGGTGCCGGAGTACCTTTGGTTCAATCTGCGGATTTAACATCAATAAAAAACGGTAACGGTAAAAATCTTTTTGGATATTCTGCTTACATCAGTATTGATAAAGCTATTACTCATGCTTTTGGTATTAATCTTCAGTATGACAGAGGAGAAACAAGACAAGGTTGGTTCAATACCAAAGATGCTGCCCCTGCAGATGCTTCAAAATATCAGCAAGTAGCAGGTAGAACTCAGTATGATGCGATCTCTATCTTAGGAGATATCAACTTCTCAAATTTATTAAGAAGAGTTGATAATCATTCTCCATACAGATGGGCATTACACGGATATGCAGGTGTTGGTACTTTAGCATACAAAGCTTATCAGAAAGATGAGACAGGACAAAGATTAATGACTGAAATCAAGCCATTCAAATTAGGTTCATTCTTCGGTCAGGCTGGTGCCGGTCTTAAATTTAAAGTTAACAGAAGATTAGATATCGAAGGTAGACTAATGTATGTTATGACTGGTGATGATGAGTTTGATGGTGGAGGTACACAATACAGCGCTATTAACCAACGTGAAGAGCAAGTTTCTGATAACTTCTTCAACGCTACTTTAGGGATCTCTTTAAAGTTAGGAAAACATGAATCTCACTTAATGTGGCATGACCCATTACAGGAAATCTATTATAAATTAGATGTATTGGCTAACAAAAACCAAGATATCGAAGTTTGTAAAAAAGGAGATGCTGATAATGATGGTGTTTGCGACGATTGGGACAGACAACTTGATACTCCTGCAGGTGCAAGAGTTGATGGTGCAGGTGTAGCTCTTGATACAGATTTAGACGGAGTAATCGATCTTTACGATAAGTGTGTAACTGTTCCTGGACCTGTTGAAAACAACGGATGTCCTACAGCAACAGCTACCGGACCTGTAACTGATGATACTAGAACTTTAGAAGGAATTGAATTTGATTTAAATTCTGACAGAATCTTACCATCTAACACTCCTATTCTTAACAATGCAGTTAGCTATATTAATTCTTCAAACGGAGCTTATAATGTAGTTGGTGCTACTGACACTAGAGCTTCTGATGCTTATAACCAAAAATTATCTGAAAGAAGAGCTAATAGCGTTAAGAGTTACTTAGTGAAAAACGGTGTAGAGTCAACTAAATTGAACGCTATAGGTAAAGGTGAAAAAGACCTTAAATATCCTGAGTGTGACCCTGCTACTAAGTGTCCTGAGTGGAAAAACAGAGCGAACAGAAGAGTTTACTTTGAAGCTAAATAA